The Flavobacteriales bacterium genomic interval TTGACAACCAGAGCTGGGTAAACATCAACAAGGGCAACACCTCCGGTTTGGATACGCTGTTTGATCCCATCAAGATCATTACAGATCCTGTTGATGCCGGGCACATTTTTGTGGGCTCCTGGGCACGCGGCCTGGCAGAATTCAGAAATGGCAGCCTCGTTACCTATCACACCGATCAGAACAGTGCATTACAACGGATTGATCTGCCCAACTTCTATTGGATAGGAGTAGGCGGTTTGGATTTCGATGAGCAGGGGAATCTCTGGATCACCAATACTTCGGTATTAAACCCGCTGGTTGTGAAACGCAACAACGGCACATGGAAATCTTTCTCGCTGTCACCTTATGTCACCACGAGCCATAACGTCTCTGAAGTGTTGAGCAGTCAAAGCGGACAGCAATGGGTTATTATACCAAGAGGGCCTACAAAAGGCATCGTGGTCTTTGATAGCAATGGCACTATTGATAATACTTCAGACGATAAAAAGATCATGCTACGTACCGGTGTTGGCAGTGGAAACCTGCCATCAGACGAGGTGCTATCCATTGCTGAAGACAGGGATGGGGAGATATGGGTCGGCACCAGGGTAGGACCAGTCATTTATTATACCCCCGAATTTGTGATGTCGGGTGGGGATGCCGCAGACGCACAAAGGGTCCTTGTGGAACGCGACGGCTTTACAGAATACCTGCTGGATGGAACGGCCATCACATCCATCGCCATAGACGGTGCCAACCGCAAATGGCTGGGAACCGAACTCAGCGGCGTTTTCCTGTTGTCGGAAGATGGCACGGAAGAGCTGGCTCATTTCACTTCGGATAACAGTCCGCTTATTTCAAATAAGATCAATAACATCACCATCAACCCCGACAATGGAGAAGTGTTTTTTGCCACGGATCAGGGACTCATTTCATACAAAGCTTCCGCAACAGAGGGGGGTGAAACATTCGAAGAAGTACTTGTATACCCCAATCCGGTAAAAGAAAACTATGAAGGTCCGATTGCCATCCGTGGGTTGGTGGAAGATGCCAACGTAAAGATTACCACGGCGAGTGGATCCGTGGTTTACGAAACTACCGCGTTGGGTGGACAGGCCATATGGAACGGGCGTAATTTTGATGGTGTTAAGGCAGCCACCGGTATCTACCTTGTTTTCTGTACAAATGAAGATGGCAGTGAAACAATGGTGACCAAAATTCTGGTGATCCGGGGAATTTAGCGCCATGTTGTTGTCCACCCGAGCACTTGTCCTGCAAGCCATACGGTACAAAGATCATCAACTCATCATCAAGGTGTTTTCAGAAGCAAGAGGTGCCCTTACCCTCATCACTTCGGCTGGTGGCAAAAAAGGCAAAACCAACCGACTCGCCTTTCAGCCCCTTGCAGTGGTAGATGTGCAGATAGACTACAAAGAAAAACACGACATGCATCGCATAAAGGATTTACGCATTCAGGATCCTCATCACAGCATGCATTCACATCCTGCCAAGGTATTTCTGGCCTTATTCATGGCAGAGCTCACACAAAAGAGCACCCGAAACGAGGGGCAATCACAAACATTATTTGAATATCTGGTGTCCTGTTCAGACAACCTGGAGCAATGCACAACCCCGTCCCCTGATTTTGCTATCCGTTTTATCCTGGGGCTTGTTGCACAATTGGGGATTCGGCCACATGCACGACTGAGAGAAGAAGACCGGTATTTTAATCTGAATGAAGGAACATTCGACGGTCGATATATCAATGATGAGGTTTGCCTGGATATTGCCCATAGTGATATTCTGAATAGAATGCTGACCTCAAAAGATGGGGAGCAGGAAACCATGAAACGTTCGGACCGCCAACAACTGGTAAGGGCCATGATCCGTTATCTTCAGATTCATAGTCCGGGTATGGGGCCGGTCAAATCTCTGGATGTGCTTGAAAGTATTCTGACTTAGGGTGCCGTAAAAGCATTCATGAAATTATTCTTCCCCGGCACTTTCCTGAAATGAGAATGACTGAAGAATGGATTCCAGGTTGATGATATAATCCCGCTTTTTGAACTTGGGTGCATATACGAAACCCATCACCGTAA includes:
- the recO gene encoding DNA repair protein RecO — its product is MSTRALVLQAIRYKDHQLIIKVFSEARGALTLITSAGGKKGKTNRLAFQPLAVVDVQIDYKEKHDMHRIKDLRIQDPHHSMHSHPAKVFLALFMAELTQKSTRNEGQSQTLFEYLVSCSDNLEQCTTPSPDFAIRFILGLVAQLGIRPHARLREEDRYFNLNEGTFDGRYINDEVCLDIAHSDILNRMLTSKDGEQETMKRSDRQQLVRAMIRYLQIHSPGMGPVKSLDVLESILT